A window of the Miscanthus floridulus cultivar M001 chromosome 14, ASM1932011v1, whole genome shotgun sequence genome harbors these coding sequences:
- the LOC136504806 gene encoding uncharacterized protein, translating to MWSSDSDPEHAAAAAVASSYFSSSATSPPPTPPPAARLLRQRNRNRRRRSKQSSAASAVSVSAPPVDEAEAEAEDVWRGAQWEAAWPARRDPKPVVLAAGGDDAVGRSRSLTDDDLEELKGCADLGFGFSYDEIPELRGTLPALELCYSMTQRLQLDDVDKPALQQQHDAAAAAAAPDASAVPLPPPVTNWKISSPGDSPDEVKARLKYWAQAVACTVRLCS from the exons ATGTGGAGCTCAGACTCCGACCCcgagcacgccgccgccgctgccgtagCGTCCTCATATTTCTCCTCGTCCGCCACCTCCCCGCCGCCAACCCCGCCTCCTGCTGCACGCCTTCTCCGCCAACGCAAccgcaaccgccgccgccgcagcaaaCAGAGCAGCGCCGCCAGTGCGGTCTCCGTCTCTGCCCCGCCGGTCGACGAGgccgaggcggaggcggaggacgTGTGGCGCGGGGCGCAGTGGGAGGCGGCGTGGCCGGCGCGGCGGGACCCGAAGCCCGTGGTGCTCGCGGCGGGCGGGGACGACGCGGTGGGGCGGTCCCGGAGCCTGACGGACGACGACCTGGAGGAGCTCAAGGGGTGCGCCGACCTGGGCTTCGGCTTCAGCTACGACGAGATCCCCGAGCTCCGAGGCACGCTCCCGGCGCTCGAGCTCTGCTACTCCATGACCCAGCGCCTCCAGCTAGACGACGTCGACAAGCCTGCGCTGCAGCAGCAGcacgatgccgccgccgccgccgccgcaccggaTGCCTCCGCCGTGCCGTTGCCGCCGCCCGTCACCAACTGGAAGATCTCCAGCCCCG GTGATAGCCCCGACGAGGTGAAGGCGCGGCTCAAGTACTGGGCGCAGGCGGTGGCGTGCACCGTCCGCCTCTGCAGCTGA
- the LOC136503333 gene encoding uncharacterized protein yields MLGLNEAQLPAAAQLLLPPSPSPGVAHPPSFLLPPARLLLPPPHSGARSSQRCRLGLRELPSTRARASSGELLSRRLPPASARRSPPQAPSVASAEAEAYTEPELVLLEALLGVLGRGRAVAPRQLQEVESAVQALEALGGVPDPRSSSLIEGSWQLIFTTRPGTASPIQRTFVGVDSFMQSKKESGNTFTVSMKEGAIQVGGLQFPLDPRPPTELRPRPLCSFCQRRCLFRPAEQPANEFSRALCLIGVALFFAKFL; encoded by the exons ATGCTTGGATTAAatg AGGCGCAGctgccggcggcggcgcagctcctcctccctccttccccCTCCCCCGGCGTGGCTCATCCTCCCTCCTTCCTGCTCCCCCCGGCgcgtctcctcctccctccgccaCACTCCGGCGCTCGCTCGTCCCAGCGTTGCCGGCTAGGGTTGCGCGAGCTCCCCTCCACGCGAGCGCGAGCTTCCTCCGGCGAGCTCCTCTCCAGGCGGCTTCCTCCGGCGAGCGCGAGGCGCTCTCCACCCCAGGCGCCGTCGGTAGCGTCCGCGGAGGCAGAGGCGTACACGGAACCTGAGTTGGTGTTGCTCGAGGCCCTCCTCGGCGTCCTAGGCCGCGGCCGCGCTGTCGCACCGCGCCAGCTCCAG GAAGTGGAGAGCGCCGTGCAGGCTCTCGAGGCCCTGGGAGGCGTTCCTGATCCG AGGAGTTCTAGTTTAATCGAAGGTAGCTGGCAGCTCATCTTCACTACGAGACCAGGGACAGCATCACCCATTCAG AGGACGTTTGTTGGAGTTGACTCCTTCATGCAGAG CAAAAAAGAGAGTGGCAACACCTTTACCGTGTCCATGAAAGAAGGAGCTATTCAAGTTGGTGGTTTACAGTTTCCCTTGGATCCCCGGCCACCCACGGAGCTCCGTCCCCGCCCGCTGTGCAGTTTCTGCCAGCGCCGCTGTTTGTTCAGGCCAGCAGAGCAGCCAGCTAACGAGTTCAGCAGAGCCTTGTGTTTGATTGGAGTAGCTCTGTTCTTTGCCAAATTTCTCTGA